One part of the Candidatus Bathyarchaeota archaeon genome encodes these proteins:
- a CDS encoding PQQ-binding-like beta-propeller repeat protein codes for MVLLPTTTAHDPAWDIPTYAFINVSPNPVGVNQKVSVLMWLDKTFDPSIALTNDWRFHNYNLTITFPDGHIETEIFETVIDTTSSQFYAFTPTQVGNYTFDFDFPGQDYNTYSHNPASAFVNDTYLPSHAKTTLTVQEEPLPNPITSYPLPTEYWTRPIYGENTDWWSISSNWLGTGAAGYGVWSNAWAMRNPGDAVGPLTGHIMWTKSLQSGGVAGGNNFEIQGDTEFEGSAYNQRYSNPIIVNGKLYYNDPVSFTGTNSGPLNCVDLRTGQLLWSKNIPQPSFALLWDVQDPNQHGVYPAILFTANFAQAYDADTGTPLFNVTNVPSGASLFGGGSPAGAAVSPPVMGPWGEQLKYVMQNIGNETNPNWRLMQWNSTNLWSGSGFQNGQSGTGLSPAASGVIDGGASTRYDYNISIPWANAIPMVTTMGMFGPTTNPGFTVLSAKYGDVMICMNGTFPGLATSQFGVTSSTPYTYFAVNLNASKGAIGTVMWRNTVTAPAGNITVISGPVDYESRVFVEAYKETMQWVGYNMDTGAKIWGPTESQTAFDYYGNPALPYINGVTDNGKLYSAQLGGILYAYDLCTGDLLWTYGNGGEGNSTSAGFYNAYGVYPTFINAVGSDGTLYTVTTEHTVSTPIYKGSVSRAINGTDGSEIWKLNSYVGEFFAMSYAMADGYSTWFNGYSNEIYVVGRGPSAITVDAPLTSVAAGNSIVIQGTVKDIASGTTQNEQAARFPNGVPLASDKSMENWMGYVYQQKPLPMDFQGVTVSLYAVDPNGNYITLGDATSDAYGTFHYTWATPNVPGDYAIYASFAGTNAYWPSTAATHVNVGESSATPAPTEAPPASVVDQYFLPAVAAIIIAIVLVGAVIMLMVNKRP; via the coding sequence ATGGTTCTATTACCAACCACCACGGCGCACGATCCCGCATGGGACATACCGACCTACGCTTTCATCAACGTTTCACCTAACCCCGTCGGCGTTAACCAAAAAGTCAGCGTACTGATGTGGCTCGACAAAACCTTTGACCCCTCCATCGCTTTAACCAACGACTGGAGATTCCACAACTACAACCTAACCATAACATTCCCAGATGGTCACATCGAAACGGAAATTTTCGAAACCGTAATCGACACTACCTCATCACAATTCTATGCCTTCACTCCAACCCAGGTTGGCAACTACACCTTCGACTTTGACTTCCCAGGCCAAGACTACAACACCTACAGCCACAACCCCGCCTCAGCCTTCGTCAACGACACCTACCTGCCAAGCCACGCCAAAACAACCTTGACCGTCCAGGAAGAACCCTTACCCAACCCCATCACCAGTTATCCCCTCCCAACAGAATATTGGACTCGTCCAATCTACGGAGAGAACACTGACTGGTGGAGTATCTCATCTAACTGGTTGGGCACAGGCGCAGCCGGCTACGGTGTCTGGTCTAATGCATGGGCAATGAGAAACCCCGGCGACGCCGTTGGTCCCCTTACCGGCCACATCATGTGGACTAAGTCACTGCAGTCAGGCGGTGTTGCAGGCGGAAACAACTTTGAAATTCAAGGCGACACAGAATTTGAAGGCTCAGCATACAACCAAAGATACTCAAACCCAATTATCGTTAACGGCAAACTCTACTACAACGACCCCGTCTCGTTCACTGGCACCAACAGTGGACCACTTAACTGTGTTGATTTACGCACCGGTCAATTACTCTGGTCAAAGAACATACCTCAACCATCATTCGCATTACTCTGGGATGTACAAGACCCTAACCAGCACGGCGTTTATCCAGCAATCCTCTTCACCGCAAACTTTGCACAGGCATATGACGCAGACACAGGCACACCACTATTCAACGTAACCAACGTTCCCTCCGGAGCATCTCTGTTCGGCGGCGGTTCACCCGCAGGCGCAGCAGTGTCTCCACCCGTTATGGGTCCATGGGGCGAACAACTCAAGTATGTCATGCAGAACATTGGCAACGAAACTAATCCAAACTGGCGATTAATGCAGTGGAACTCAACTAACCTGTGGTCAGGCTCAGGCTTCCAGAACGGACAAAGCGGCACTGGCTTAAGCCCAGCGGCAAGCGGCGTCATCGACGGCGGAGCAAGCACTCGCTATGACTATAACATATCCATACCTTGGGCAAACGCTATCCCAATGGTTACAACTATGGGCATGTTTGGTCCCACCACTAACCCCGGCTTCACAGTGCTTTCAGCTAAATACGGCGACGTAATGATCTGCATGAACGGCACCTTCCCAGGCTTAGCAACCAGCCAATTCGGCGTCACAAGCTCAACACCCTACACCTACTTTGCTGTCAACCTAAACGCCTCTAAAGGCGCAATCGGCACAGTAATGTGGCGTAACACAGTTACTGCACCAGCAGGAAACATCACTGTCATCAGCGGCCCAGTTGACTATGAATCACGCGTCTTCGTTGAAGCTTACAAAGAAACTATGCAGTGGGTAGGCTACAACATGGACACTGGAGCAAAAATCTGGGGTCCAACCGAGAGCCAAACAGCCTTTGACTACTACGGCAACCCCGCATTACCATACATTAACGGCGTCACTGACAACGGCAAACTCTACAGTGCACAATTAGGCGGCATCCTCTATGCATACGACCTCTGCACAGGCGACTTACTATGGACCTACGGCAACGGCGGCGAAGGCAACAGCACAAGCGCTGGCTTCTACAACGCCTACGGTGTCTACCCAACCTTTATCAACGCAGTCGGCAGCGACGGAACCCTCTACACAGTCACCACAGAACACACAGTCAGCACCCCAATCTACAAGGGCTCAGTATCACGTGCAATCAACGGCACAGACGGCTCAGAAATCTGGAAACTCAACTCATACGTCGGCGAATTCTTCGCAATGAGCTACGCCATGGCTGACGGCTACTCAACCTGGTTTAACGGCTACAGCAACGAAATCTACGTTGTCGGCCGCGGACCAAGCGCAATCACTGTTGACGCACCACTCACCTCTGTAGCAGCAGGCAACAGCATCGTTATCCAGGGCACAGTCAAAGACATCGCTTCCGGCACAACTCAGAATGAGCAAGCAGCCCGCTTCCCCAACGGTGTTCCATTGGCATCTGACAAGAGCATGGAAAACTGGATGGGATATGTCTACCAGCAGAAACCACTACCGATGGACTTCCAAGGCGTCACCGTTTCACTCTACGCAGTCGACCCTAACGGCAACTACATCACTTTAGGCGATGCAACCAGCGACGCATACGGCACTTTCCACTATACTTGGGCAACACCAAACGTTCCAGGCGACTACGCAATCTACGCATCGTTCGCTGGCACTAACGCGTATTGGCCTTCAACAGCCGCTACCCACGTTAATGTCGGAGAATCATCAGCAACACCAGCACCCACAGAGGCACCACCAGCATCCGTCGTTGACCAGTACTTCCTGCCCGCAGTAGCAGCAATCATAATCGCCATCGTTCTCGTTGGCGCAGTGATCATGCTCATGGTCAATAAACGTCCATAA
- a CDS encoding B12-binding domain-containing radical SAM protein has product MKPHVTLVNPAAPTGAAMHMPFALLGIGYLAAVLEKNNYQVDVIDCQVLNLSMDEFRSEIAKRKPNIVGVTSSTLTYKTGLKLVKIAREVCPNCVTIAGGAHVTFWDDHALEECPELDIVVRREAEDTLLELVQRIEAGKDTSDVVGTTCRKGGKIQRNPDRPYIEDLDSLPFPARHLWPMEKFSQYEDVLYLAMSRGCVYWCEFCCTVRMHGRKFRMRSAKNVADELEFLYKTYGKTKFTFCDDAFTVDQQLVEDLCGEIHRRGLKIEWNCGSRVDLVTKELLKKMKDAGCVSFWFGAESGTQQVLDAMKKGITPELTEKVIGWVREVGLKPTPNVILGFPGETKESAWKTIKFIEKIAPDAVGFYNVATPFPGTPLYDQVKENGWLRVTDFDKYDTTRPIFETPQLSMKELGKLREGAFHHYYLRRAYFMAKERRFKLSTAMVVGMHLVANIKLKLRRQ; this is encoded by the coding sequence ATGAAACCCCACGTAACTCTAGTTAACCCCGCTGCCCCCACTGGAGCCGCAATGCACATGCCCTTTGCACTGCTCGGCATAGGATACTTAGCGGCGGTTTTAGAGAAAAACAACTACCAAGTAGACGTCATCGACTGCCAAGTCCTGAACCTTTCAATGGATGAATTTCGGAGTGAAATCGCTAAACGCAAACCCAACATAGTCGGCGTAACCTCCTCAACCCTCACTTACAAGACAGGGCTCAAATTAGTCAAGATAGCACGGGAAGTCTGCCCCAACTGCGTAACCATCGCAGGCGGCGCACATGTTACCTTCTGGGATGACCATGCCCTCGAGGAATGCCCTGAACTTGACATCGTGGTTAGAAGAGAAGCTGAAGATACCCTGCTGGAGCTTGTGCAGCGCATCGAGGCAGGTAAGGACACCTCGGATGTTGTGGGTACAACCTGCCGGAAGGGCGGCAAAATCCAACGCAACCCCGACCGCCCCTACATCGAAGACCTCGACAGCCTGCCGTTTCCCGCGCGGCACCTCTGGCCCATGGAGAAATTCAGCCAATACGAAGACGTCCTCTACTTGGCGATGAGCCGAGGCTGCGTGTACTGGTGTGAGTTCTGCTGCACCGTACGAATGCATGGACGCAAATTCCGTATGCGCAGCGCCAAAAACGTTGCTGATGAACTTGAATTTCTCTATAAAACCTATGGGAAAACCAAATTCACCTTCTGCGATGACGCCTTCACCGTTGATCAGCAGTTGGTTGAGGATCTCTGCGGGGAAATCCATAGAAGAGGCTTAAAGATCGAGTGGAACTGCGGTTCACGCGTGGACTTAGTTACAAAGGAGTTGCTTAAGAAAATGAAGGATGCTGGATGCGTCTCCTTCTGGTTTGGCGCGGAATCAGGAACCCAGCAGGTCCTCGACGCAATGAAGAAAGGCATCACGCCTGAGTTAACAGAGAAAGTTATCGGTTGGGTCCGCGAAGTCGGCTTAAAGCCTACCCCAAACGTTATCTTGGGTTTCCCCGGTGAAACCAAAGAGAGCGCATGGAAAACAATCAAGTTCATCGAGAAAATTGCGCCTGACGCCGTCGGATTCTACAACGTCGCCACCCCCTTCCCCGGCACACCACTCTATGACCAAGTCAAAGAGAACGGTTGGCTACGCGTCACAGACTTTGACAAATACGACACTACCCGACCCATCTTTGAAACGCCGCAGCTCAGCATGAAGGAGTTGGGAAAGCTCCGTGAAGGCGCCTTCCATCACTATTACCTGCGAAGGGCATATTTTATGGCTAAGGAAAGACGCTTTAAGCTGTCTACCGCCATGGTTGTCGGCATGCATTTGGTTGCGAACATAAAGTTGAAGCTAAGAAGACAGTGA
- a CDS encoding PQQ-binding-like beta-propeller repeat protein — MILVTSIAASTMLLPTASAHNPPQQLTTNAYIAALPNPIGLNQSTLIYMWLNRVYGYYPNDNATGIAYAAVNNEYRFHNFMLTITAPDGTNTSQTFATIADTTSSQSYLFTPSMVGTYTFTFNFPGQAYNSSGGAYNPTSILVNDYYLPSSANTTLVVQEDPIFTYPDSYPLPSEYWTRPIYGENTFWWTISNNWLGTGAPGYGAFTVSYNLGGNGAVFYAGDTIGPLTSHIMWTKPLTNAGVVGGDKFTIPGNVYFEGSAYNQRYQNPIIVDGRIYYTEPISFTGYNSGPTVCVDLRTGEKLWSRSDVPPLSLALVWDHEDPNQHGVYPSILCTANFARLFDGFTGEPLFNVTGVPTGTAVMGPNGEQIRYVFANNGTAANPSYYLAQWNSTKLWNFGTNPYTGGSLLSPSIINATYMGNPNVQALITTFPIPRTGTTATLSTGQANQVVPYGSTLQVNGGVNNASNAQNRFDWSVPVSWRNPMTSVTVVGAIYNDIMLLYNGSLPSQGATFMGNLGFSPYTYFAINLNASRGTVGSILWSNTVQPPAGNLTVLQAGIDPVNRVFVENLRETQNFIGYNLDTGAKLWGPSTPQADFDYYGSQASGSLANTFAYGRMYSSAYAGIVYCYDTLTGDVLWTYGNGGEDNSTNSGFQVPGNYPTFVNAIGNDVVYLVTSEHTVETPLFKGALTRAINATTGEQIWTLSSYVTEFTTSSFAAADGYATWFNSYDNSIYVVGRGPSAITVNAPSTGFGLGGSLIISGRVTDIAAGTNQQEQAARFPNGVPVSSDASMSEWMAYVYQQKPMPTNFTGVEVMISVVDANNNFRNIGTATTDATGTYVMQWVPDIEGKYMVLATFAGNNGYWPSTAETAFAVDSTGTHGPTETPTGGGSVADQYFIPAFVALLVLIIIVLILVALLFRKR, encoded by the coding sequence TTGATTTTAGTAACTTCAATCGCAGCCTCAACCATGCTGCTACCGACCGCAAGCGCCCACAATCCCCCACAGCAACTCACAACAAACGCCTACATCGCAGCGTTACCTAACCCCATCGGACTCAACCAATCAACCCTCATCTACATGTGGCTTAACAGAGTCTACGGGTACTATCCCAACGATAATGCAACAGGAATCGCCTATGCAGCAGTAAACAATGAATATAGATTCCACAACTTCATGTTAACCATCACGGCTCCTGACGGCACAAACACCTCTCAAACCTTCGCAACCATCGCAGACACCACTTCATCTCAAAGCTACTTGTTTACGCCCTCGATGGTTGGAACATACACCTTTACCTTCAACTTCCCCGGGCAAGCCTACAACTCAAGCGGCGGAGCCTACAACCCCACCTCGATTCTAGTCAACGACTACTATCTTCCAAGCTCAGCAAATACAACTCTGGTGGTTCAAGAAGACCCCATCTTCACTTACCCAGACAGCTATCCTTTACCCTCTGAATACTGGACCCGCCCCATCTACGGCGAAAACACCTTCTGGTGGACAATATCTAACAACTGGCTGGGAACAGGTGCTCCCGGCTACGGCGCCTTCACTGTCAGCTACAACCTTGGCGGCAACGGCGCAGTCTTCTATGCAGGCGACACCATAGGACCATTAACCAGCCACATCATGTGGACTAAACCATTAACTAACGCGGGAGTTGTCGGCGGCGACAAATTCACTATCCCTGGCAACGTATACTTTGAAGGGTCAGCCTATAACCAGCGATACCAAAACCCCATCATCGTCGACGGCAGAATCTACTACACAGAGCCAATATCCTTTACAGGCTACAACAGCGGACCAACCGTTTGCGTTGATTTGCGTACCGGAGAAAAACTCTGGTCTCGAAGCGATGTTCCTCCGCTTTCTCTTGCCCTTGTCTGGGACCACGAAGATCCCAACCAACACGGTGTCTACCCATCGATACTATGCACAGCCAACTTTGCCCGGCTATTCGACGGCTTCACCGGTGAACCGCTATTCAACGTAACCGGCGTGCCTACAGGAACAGCTGTTATGGGTCCAAACGGTGAACAGATACGCTATGTCTTTGCAAACAACGGCACAGCTGCTAATCCCAGCTATTACCTGGCACAGTGGAACTCAACTAAACTATGGAACTTCGGAACCAACCCCTACACCGGCGGAAGCTTACTGTCGCCTTCAATCATCAACGCTACCTACATGGGTAACCCCAACGTACAAGCACTCATAACAACATTCCCAATTCCGAGAACCGGCACCACCGCAACACTCTCAACCGGGCAAGCAAACCAAGTTGTACCTTACGGCTCAACATTGCAGGTCAACGGCGGCGTCAACAACGCAAGTAACGCGCAGAACCGCTTTGACTGGAGCGTCCCAGTCTCCTGGCGCAACCCCATGACATCGGTCACGGTAGTCGGAGCGATATACAATGACATTATGCTGCTCTACAACGGCTCGTTACCCTCTCAAGGCGCAACCTTCATGGGCAATTTAGGCTTCAGCCCCTACACATACTTCGCTATCAACCTCAACGCATCCAGAGGAACCGTCGGCAGCATTCTATGGAGCAACACAGTGCAGCCGCCCGCTGGTAACTTGACAGTTCTGCAAGCAGGCATTGACCCCGTGAACCGCGTCTTCGTGGAGAACCTCCGTGAAACCCAGAACTTCATTGGCTACAACCTAGACACCGGCGCGAAACTTTGGGGGCCATCAACACCTCAGGCGGACTTTGACTACTACGGTAGCCAAGCTTCAGGCAGCTTAGCTAACACCTTTGCTTACGGCAGAATGTACAGCAGTGCATACGCTGGCATAGTTTACTGCTACGACACACTTACTGGCGATGTGCTTTGGACTTACGGTAACGGCGGCGAAGACAACAGCACTAACAGCGGCTTCCAGGTTCCAGGCAACTACCCCACATTTGTCAACGCAATCGGCAACGACGTAGTCTACCTTGTCACATCTGAGCACACGGTTGAAACCCCCCTCTTCAAGGGCGCCCTTACACGAGCGATTAACGCAACAACAGGCGAACAAATCTGGACACTCTCATCATACGTAACCGAGTTCACCACCTCCAGTTTTGCAGCCGCAGACGGCTATGCAACCTGGTTTAACAGCTATGACAACTCCATCTACGTCGTCGGCAGAGGCCCCTCAGCAATCACGGTTAACGCGCCAAGCACCGGCTTTGGCTTAGGCGGCTCATTAATTATCAGCGGCAGAGTAACTGATATCGCAGCAGGCACCAACCAGCAGGAGCAGGCAGCGCGGTTCCCCAATGGTGTTCCAGTGTCATCCGACGCATCCATGTCTGAATGGATGGCTTATGTGTACCAGCAGAAACCCATGCCCACCAACTTCACAGGCGTCGAAGTCATGATAAGCGTAGTTGATGCAAACAACAACTTTAGAAACATCGGCACAGCAACCACAGACGCAACGGGAACATACGTTATGCAATGGGTTCCTGACATCGAGGGCAAATACATGGTTCTGGCGACATTCGCTGGCAACAACGGATACTGGCCATCAACCGCAGAGACCGCATTCGCAGTCGATTCAACCGGCACACATGGACCAACCGAGACGCCAACTGGAGGCGGCTCCGTAGCTGATCAATACTTCATACCTGCCTTCGTCGCGCTCTTAGTCCTCATCATCATCGTCCTCATTCTGGTGGCGCTCCTCTTCAGAAAACGCTAA
- the cbiB gene encoding adenosylcobinamide-phosphate synthase CbiB, with the protein MLDLYIGLTQNAINIAAALAMLVTAVLLAAAIGDPSPNYPDRLAFKLHPTVLMGNFTRKIEPHFRNPNSATEKFLGALLGLTVIAVFALPVFFALWAIYLFLPLYLNLLVYAVVGVVLLKMTLCIKLETDWAKAAAKAIDANDIDEAKKYSHFSRRDSRGLNGSQIASAVIESMSENLIDFKLSPMMSFALFGVTGAIAFRAINTLDGMVGFKNKQYINLGWFSANLDNLVNYVPTRLTALLMIAAAALLGMDAKNAWRMARRDHKKTPSRNHGWPMAAVAGALRIQLEKPGQYILADAQEPLTGKKILGALRIRDVTIVLWGLLCVAVLVVVRLFWMPI; encoded by the coding sequence ATGCTCGACCTCTACATTGGATTGACCCAAAACGCCATCAACATAGCCGCTGCCCTCGCCATGCTCGTTACAGCCGTGCTACTAGCAGCCGCAATCGGAGACCCCTCCCCCAACTACCCCGACCGGCTAGCGTTTAAACTGCACCCCACCGTGCTGATGGGCAACTTCACACGGAAAATCGAACCGCATTTCAGAAACCCCAACTCTGCAACCGAAAAGTTTCTGGGTGCGCTTTTGGGTTTAACGGTTATCGCGGTGTTTGCGCTGCCCGTTTTTTTTGCGCTCTGGGCAATCTACTTGTTTCTACCCTTATACCTTAACTTGCTCGTCTATGCAGTCGTCGGCGTGGTGCTGCTAAAGATGACCCTATGCATCAAGCTTGAAACAGACTGGGCTAAAGCCGCAGCCAAAGCCATAGATGCAAACGATATTGATGAAGCAAAAAAGTACAGTCACTTCTCAAGGCGGGACTCACGGGGGCTGAACGGCAGCCAAATCGCCAGCGCCGTCATCGAATCCATGTCCGAGAACCTCATCGACTTTAAACTCTCACCCATGATGTCCTTTGCGCTCTTCGGCGTCACAGGCGCCATCGCCTTCCGCGCTATAAACACGCTTGATGGCATGGTGGGCTTCAAAAACAAGCAGTACATCAACCTGGGATGGTTCAGCGCAAACCTAGATAACTTGGTGAATTATGTGCCTACGCGGCTGACGGCACTGCTTATGATTGCTGCAGCGGCGCTTCTGGGGATGGACGCAAAAAACGCATGGCGCATGGCTCGCCGGGACCACAAAAAAACGCCCAGCCGCAACCACGGTTGGCCCATGGCGGCGGTTGCCGGCGCCCTACGCATCCAGCTTGAAAAACCAGGGCAATACATACTTGCTGACGCACAAGAACCCTTGACTGGCAAAAAGATTCTGGGGGCGCTTCGCATCCGCGACGTGACGATTGTGCTGTGGGGGCTGCTTTGTGTGGCGGTGCTTGTGGTGGTGCGGCTGTTTTGGATGCCGATTTAG
- a CDS encoding B12-binding domain-containing radical SAM protein translates to MRVLLINPPRIQPKAWGRPNVFPPIVLATVAAVLEKKHAVSIIDAPTEGWENLTELDESKYRVGLSAETIASRVAAWKPDVAVLEIPFSGWSRTAFEVAATVKGVNPEIAVVLFGLHPSSQPRECLQNSNVDFVVIGEPETTINELTDALSEKKTEFGDIKGIGYRKEGKPVLTGKRAATEDLDTLPFPARHLLPMKVYGEAVKQNPLRGEISKPYTIVITSRGCPYNCVFCSNCIVWGKKWRPRSPKNVVDELEQVVKVFGIKQVDFSDDNLTLDRQRMIQICDLIIQRGLRFEWFTPNGIRADTLDEALLRRMKEAGCKKIRIAPESGVQRVVDEVIRKNQDLGKVEEAVVAAKKVGLKVGCFFVMGLIGETKADIEETIRFAYKLRSLGADTFIFSIAMPLYGTTFFEQARDHGYLKEGFCDFALAATEPLVETEEFSASDLQELCMRANMVNPTFTRGKMLRAMRHPVKTAKMLLKKK, encoded by the coding sequence ATGCGTGTCCTACTCATAAATCCACCGCGCATTCAGCCTAAAGCATGGGGGAGACCAAACGTTTTTCCACCCATAGTGCTGGCGACGGTGGCGGCGGTTCTGGAGAAGAAGCATGCGGTATCCATAATCGACGCGCCCACGGAGGGATGGGAGAACCTGACGGAACTCGACGAATCCAAGTACCGCGTTGGCTTGAGCGCAGAGACGATTGCCTCCCGAGTAGCAGCGTGGAAGCCTGATGTAGCAGTTTTGGAGATTCCGTTTTCAGGGTGGTCCAGAACCGCGTTTGAGGTTGCAGCCACCGTCAAAGGCGTTAACCCAGAAATAGCCGTGGTGCTGTTTGGGCTGCACCCGTCCTCTCAGCCCAGGGAATGCCTACAGAATAGTAATGTAGATTTTGTGGTAATCGGGGAACCCGAAACCACCATCAATGAGCTAACCGATGCGCTTTCGGAGAAGAAAACCGAATTCGGCGATATCAAAGGAATAGGCTACCGCAAAGAGGGCAAGCCGGTTTTAACAGGCAAACGCGCGGCAACTGAAGATTTAGATACGCTGCCCTTCCCGGCAAGGCACCTGTTGCCCATGAAGGTCTACGGCGAAGCTGTGAAGCAGAATCCGCTGCGAGGCGAAATCAGCAAGCCCTACACCATCGTCATCACCAGCCGCGGTTGCCCCTACAACTGCGTGTTCTGCTCCAACTGCATCGTTTGGGGCAAAAAGTGGCGTCCACGCAGCCCAAAGAATGTGGTGGATGAGCTTGAGCAGGTAGTGAAGGTTTTCGGCATCAAACAGGTGGATTTCTCCGATGACAACCTCACCTTGGATAGGCAAAGGATGATACAGATATGCGACTTAATCATCCAGCGTGGACTGCGCTTTGAGTGGTTCACGCCTAATGGCATCCGCGCCGACACCCTCGACGAGGCCTTACTGCGCAGGATGAAGGAGGCGGGCTGCAAGAAAATCCGCATCGCGCCCGAATCAGGCGTACAGCGCGTGGTGGATGAGGTCATCAGGAAGAATCAGGACCTTGGAAAGGTGGAGGAGGCGGTTGTCGCAGCTAAAAAGGTGGGTTTGAAGGTAGGCTGCTTTTTTGTCATGGGCTTAATCGGCGAAACCAAAGCCGACATCGAAGAAACCATCCGGTTCGCCTACAAACTCCGCAGTTTAGGCGCGGACACATTCATCTTCAGCATCGCTATGCCGCTTTACGGCACCACCTTTTTTGAGCAAGCACGCGACCACGGCTACCTCAAAGAGGGCTTCTGTGATTTTGCGTTGGCGGCGACTGAGCCGCTGGTGGAGACGGAGGAGTTTTCGGCATCGGATCTGCAGGAGCTCTGTATGCGGGCAAACATGGTGAATCCCACCTTTACCAGGGGGAAGATGCTGCGGGCGATGCGGCATCCGGTTAAGACGGCGAAGATGCTGCTTAAAAAGAAATGA
- a CDS encoding AbrB/MazE/SpoVT family DNA-binding domain-containing protein: MQDEVKVTRKYQVTIPESVRAELGVKIGDKLIVKSENKRIIMEAPKRIKNPSDSLYCLFGKPLNVDAVKLVEQSWETNSKPEQLKKISGKEKEDQA, encoded by the coding sequence ATGCAAGACGAAGTGAAGGTTACTAGAAAATACCAAGTCACCATACCTGAAAGCGTCCGCGCCGAACTAGGCGTAAAAATCGGCGACAAACTCATAGTCAAATCCGAAAATAAACGCATAATCATGGAAGCCCCCAAACGCATCAAAAACCCCTCCGACTCACTATACTGCCTCTTCGGTAAACCCCTAAACGTTGACGCAGTCAAACTTGTAGAGCAATCCTGGGAAACCAACTCCAAGCCAGAGCAGCTAAAGAAAATAAGCGGCAAAGAAAAGGAAGATCAAGCTTGA
- a CDS encoding type II toxin-antitoxin system VapC family toxin — MSYYVDTNIFVYSALAHPLYGETCKRIIDDIQNLKIKAFCGFLVPIELLGALARIDPEKAAVAVEAFFSLPINMIPIDEDIMQNAAKLTLESGVSYDCVHAACMHNKGLETIITEDATDWKKIKKFKIIRPLEYKKLVNP; from the coding sequence TTGAGCTACTACGTTGACACAAACATTTTCGTCTACTCCGCGCTGGCGCATCCCCTCTATGGGGAAACCTGCAAACGAATAATAGACGACATACAAAACCTCAAAATCAAGGCCTTCTGCGGTTTTCTAGTTCCCATAGAGCTTCTCGGCGCGTTAGCACGAATAGACCCCGAAAAAGCCGCTGTTGCAGTAGAAGCATTTTTCTCGCTACCCATAAACATGATACCGATAGACGAGGATATCATGCAGAATGCAGCTAAACTAACGCTTGAATCAGGCGTCAGCTATGACTGCGTGCACGCGGCATGTATGCACAACAAGGGTTTGGAAACAATAATAACTGAAGATGCAACGGATTGGAAGAAAATAAAGAAATTCAAAATCATCCGACCGCTTGAATACAAAAAACTAGTTAACCCCTAA